The following proteins come from a genomic window of Nostoc sp. TCL26-01:
- a CDS encoding type II toxin-antitoxin system HicB family antitoxin, which translates to MPVMKQIKIIVEKYSDGYVAYPLSIKGAVVGQGNTYEEALADVKSAICCYIEIFGKEMLEDDSPVIEAFLTEAEVAI; encoded by the coding sequence ATGCCTGTAATGAAACAAATCAAAATTATTGTAGAAAAATATTCTGACGGTTATGTTGCCTATCCTCTTAGTATAAAAGGGGCTGTAGTTGGTCAAGGTAATACTTATGAAGAAGCCTTAGCCGATGTCAAGTCAGCTATTTGCTGCTATATCGAGATATTTGGCAAAGAAATGCTTGAAGATGACTCACCAGTGATCGAAGCTTTTCTGACAGAAGCAGAGGTGGCTATTTAA
- a CDS encoding type II toxin-antitoxin system HicA family toxin, translating to MPKFPVDAPKKRVIKAFELLGFRMVREREHIVMVRENEDGSQTPLVMPNQSQIKSGTLRSICTQVAISRDEFLTAYEQS from the coding sequence ATGCCCAAGTTTCCTGTAGATGCTCCAAAGAAAAGAGTTATCAAAGCATTTGAGTTATTGGGGTTTCGCATGGTTCGGGAACGCGAACATATTGTTATGGTGCGAGAAAATGAAGATGGCTCGCAAACACCATTGGTAATGCCTAATCAATCCCAAATTAAATCAGGGACATTAAGATCGATTTGCACTCAAGTAGCTATTTCGCGGGACGAATTCTTAACAGCCTATGAGCAAAGTTGA
- a CDS encoding serine/threonine-protein kinase → MVWNPGRQLFGRRYIIEQKLGEGGIGITYLAKNPQGKLRVIKTLREEILNNPAWIPHQNRLKQDFKEEALRLALCRHPHIVEVENVFDDDDLPCMAMEYIEGEDLGKLITEKGALPEAEALQYIRQIGDALILVHDRGLLHRDLKPSNIMMRAGKPEAVLIDFGLARQFISGAVQRHTESRTDGYAPPEQYAPDAERGEYIDVYALAATLYSLLTGQLPMPAPARLQNFTMRSPQDLNSSVGDRVNEAIMKGMALNYKFRPQSVQEWLNLLGAGIVAPTQPVKSPPFTPPSWECVYNILRISGIIALSPKEDILASVVDSVIHLFSSTTGELLRTLSSHSSRVHSVAFSSDGQILASGSRDKTIKLWSVTTGREIRTLNGHSSVNSVAISNDRQTLASGSYDGTIKLWNLQTGKEICTLTSHSNRFIYIAFSSDGQILASGSWDKTIKLWSVQTGREIRTLSGHSSFVDSVAFSSDGQILASGSWDKTIKLWSVTTGREIRTLTGHSSSVYSVAISSDGQILASGSGDNTIKLWSVTTGREIRTLTGHSSYVNSVAFSNDEQILASGSDDNTIKLWSVTTGKEIRTLSGDGHSKSVDSIAFSNDEQILASGSDDNTIKLWNLATGREIRTLSGHADKVKSVAISSDGQILASGSDDNTIKLWNLATGREIRTLSGYFLWVNSVAISSDGQILASGGYDTTIKLWEVATGREIRTLSGHSNSVNCVAISSDGQILASGSDDNTIKLWEVATGREIRTLSGHSNSVNCVAISSDGQILASGSDDNTIKLWEVATGREIRTFTGHSDKVKSVAISSDGQILASGSGDKTIKLWEVATGKEICTLGHFNSVRSVAFSPDRHWLAAGDKSGNIKIWRRS, encoded by the coding sequence ATGGTGTGGAATCCAGGGCGGCAGTTATTTGGCAGGCGTTACATCATCGAGCAAAAATTGGGTGAAGGTGGCATTGGCATTACTTACCTAGCGAAAAATCCACAAGGTAAACTGCGGGTAATTAAAACCCTGCGTGAAGAAATACTCAATAATCCAGCTTGGATACCGCATCAAAATAGACTCAAGCAAGACTTTAAAGAAGAAGCATTACGCCTGGCTTTATGTCGCCATCCCCACATTGTAGAAGTAGAAAACGTTTTTGATGATGATGACTTACCCTGCATGGCGATGGAATACATCGAAGGGGAAGATTTGGGTAAGCTGATAACTGAAAAAGGTGCTTTACCTGAAGCAGAAGCACTGCAATATATTCGGCAAATTGGCGATGCTTTGATACTAGTTCATGACAGAGGCTTGCTGCATCGAGATTTAAAACCAAGTAACATTATGATGCGTGCAGGTAAGCCAGAAGCCGTACTGATTGACTTTGGACTGGCTAGACAATTTATTTCTGGTGCAGTTCAGCGACATACAGAGAGTAGAACTGATGGTTATGCGCCACCAGAACAGTATGCACCCGATGCCGAACGAGGGGAATATATTGATGTTTACGCCTTAGCAGCTACATTATATTCTTTGCTGACTGGACAATTACCGATGCCAGCACCAGCTAGACTGCAAAATTTTACCATGCGATCGCCTCAAGATTTGAATTCGAGTGTAGGCGATCGGGTGAATGAGGCAATTATGAAGGGGATGGCGTTAAATTACAAGTTTCGCCCTCAGTCAGTGCAGGAGTGGTTGAATTTGTTGGGTGCTGGGATAGTAGCACCAACACAACCAGTAAAATCTCCTCCCTTCACGCCCCCATCTTGGGAATGCGTCTACAATATTCTGAGGATTTCTGGAATCATAGCCCTTAGCCCCAAGGAAGATATCTTAGCAAGTGTGGTAGATTCAGTTATTCACTTGTTTTCATCAACTACAGGTGAACTTCTCCGCACCCTGAGTAGTCATTCCAGTCGGGTTCATTCCGTCGCCTTTAGTAGTGATGGGCAAATCCTGGCTAGTGGTAGTCGTGACAAAACTATCAAACTGTGGTCAGTGACAACAGGAAGGGAAATTCGCACCCTCAATGGTCATTCCAGTGTTAATTCCGTCGCCATTAGTAACGATAGGCAAACCTTAGCTAGTGGTAGTTACGACGGGACTATCAAACTGTGGAATCTGCAAACCGGAAAAGAAATTTGCACCCTTACTAGTCATTCCAACCGGTTTATTTACATCGCCTTTAGTAGTGATGGGCAAATCCTGGCTAGTGGTAGCTGGGATAAAACTATCAAACTGTGGAGTGTGCAAACAGGAAGGGAAATTCGCACTCTGAGTGGTCATTCTTCCTTTGTTGATTCCGTCGCCTTTAGTAGTGATGGGCAAATCCTGGCTAGTGGTAGTTGGGATAAGACTATCAAACTGTGGTCGGTGACAACAGGAAGAGAAATTCGCACCCTGACTGGTCATTCTAGCTCGGTTTACTCCGTGGCCATCAGTAGCGATGGGCAAATCCTGGCTAGTGGTAGTGGGGATAATACTATCAAACTGTGGTCGGTGACGACAGGAAGAGAAATTCGCACCCTGACTGGTCATTCCAGTTATGTTAATTCCGTCGCCTTTAGTAATGATGAGCAAATCCTGGCTAGTGGTAGTGATGACAACACTATCAAACTGTGGTCGGTGACGACAGGAAAGGAAATTCGCACTCTCAGTGGTGATGGTCATTCCAAATCGGTTGATTCCATCGCCTTTAGTAATGATGAGCAAATCCTGGCTAGTGGTAGTGATGACAACACTATCAAACTGTGGAATCTGGCAACAGGCAGAGAAATTCGCACCCTGAGTGGTCATGCTGACAAGGTTAAATCCGTCGCCATCAGTAGCGATGGGCAAATCCTGGCTAGTGGTAGTGATGACAACACTATCAAACTGTGGAATCTGGCAACAGGCAGAGAAATTCGCACCCTCAGTGGTTATTTCCTCTGGGTTAATTCCGTCGCCATCAGTAGTGATGGGCAAATCTTGGCTAGTGGTGGTTACGACACAACTATCAAACTGTGGGAAGTCGCAACAGGCAGAGAAATTCGCACCCTCAGTGGTCATTCCAACTCGGTTAATTGCGTTGCCATCAGTAGTGATGGGCAAATCTTGGCTAGTGGTAGTGACGACAATACTATCAAACTGTGGGAAGTCGCAACAGGCAGAGAAATTCGCACCCTCAGTGGTCATTCCAACTCGGTTAATTGCGTCGCCATCAGTAGCGATGGGCAAATCTTGGCTAGTGGTAGTGACGACAATACTATCAAACTGTGGGAAGTCGCAACAGGCAGAGAAATTCGCACCTTCACTGGTCATTCCGACAAGGTTAAATCCGTCGCCATCAGTAGCGATGGGCAAATCTTGGCTAGTGGTAGTGGGGATAAGACTATCAAACTGTGGGAAGTTGCAACAGGTAAAGAAATTTGCACCCTCGGTCATTTTAACTCAGTTAGATCAGTCGCCTTTAGCCCCGATCGCCATTGGCTTGCTGCTGGAGACAAGAGCGGAAACATCAAAATATGGCGACGCAGCTAG
- a CDS encoding serine/threonine-protein kinase, with translation MSHIGNIAVHCINPDCQRPYPQPWGNKFCNSCGAVLQLVDRYVPLQPLGAGGFAQIYTVWDEKTQSEKVLKVLVEDSPKAMELFTQEAAVLVSLRHPGVPKVEADGHFQVNLSNPKSRQLPCLVMEKIYGPTLEEILQKYPQGCPEDLVLNWLTQAIKILQELHKRQIIHRDIKPSNLMLRTPLQTALPVSGRSGWEQLVLIDFGGAKQFSRDRLRQQSSSTRLFSSGYSPPEQVTGGHIGTGADFYALGRTMIELLTGKYPPELEDPQTGELQWRHRVNVKPELADLLDDMVKEDVRSRPANAAIIQKRLAKITQSSQPGGSFSFQPIINQLAQWHQLAGQGLHNLSQTLGKIILSIVQAIFQVIKACVVTIWAMLLTGVGATVGTIAGFILAYRTSLGDRLSEFISTQLAELVPNTPSGFGAEILVFAFAGLGTAWGLTMSGSFAQRRRFLVASFMGMISYVFGWLFLQVMTTAIAPDEALVGATAIAVFLLSLSMGFRSHHIVYAIMGGFGSAIALAVLLILGFPPTIIPSSSPHPWSELSLPIVFFASTGILMSFWLAVTYYLIVPTLRFLGWR, from the coding sequence GTGTCCCATATCGGTAATATTGCCGTACACTGCATAAATCCAGATTGTCAACGTCCTTATCCTCAGCCTTGGGGAAACAAATTTTGCAACAGTTGTGGCGCAGTGCTACAACTGGTAGATCGGTATGTGCCACTGCAACCTTTAGGTGCGGGGGGATTTGCCCAAATTTATACTGTATGGGATGAAAAAACGCAAAGTGAAAAAGTGCTGAAGGTGTTGGTGGAAGATTCACCCAAGGCAATGGAATTATTTACCCAGGAAGCAGCAGTTCTAGTGAGTTTACGCCATCCTGGTGTGCCAAAAGTAGAGGCTGATGGACATTTTCAAGTTAATTTATCTAATCCTAAGTCGCGCCAACTGCCTTGTCTGGTGATGGAAAAAATTTACGGGCCGACGCTGGAGGAGATTTTACAAAAATATCCCCAAGGTTGTCCAGAAGATTTGGTTTTAAATTGGTTAACTCAAGCAATCAAGATTTTACAGGAATTACATAAGCGACAAATTATTCACCGTGATATTAAACCTTCTAATCTGATGTTGCGGACTCCTTTACAAACGGCTTTGCCAGTTTCCGGGAGAAGTGGATGGGAACAGTTGGTATTAATTGATTTTGGGGGAGCAAAACAATTTAGTAGAGATAGGCTACGTCAACAATCTAGTTCTACAAGATTATTTTCTTCTGGTTACAGTCCACCAGAACAGGTGACTGGGGGACACATCGGGACGGGGGCTGATTTTTATGCCCTGGGGCGAACGATGATTGAATTACTGACGGGTAAGTATCCGCCAGAGTTGGAAGATCCGCAGACGGGGGAGTTGCAGTGGCGACATCGAGTCAATGTGAAGCCGGAGTTGGCAGATTTACTTGATGATATGGTAAAGGAAGATGTGCGATCGCGTCCCGCAAATGCAGCTATTATTCAAAAACGATTGGCAAAAATTACCCAATCATCTCAGCCTGGAGGATCATTTAGTTTCCAGCCAATTATTAATCAACTGGCACAGTGGCATCAATTAGCTGGACAAGGTTTACATAACCTGAGCCAAACTTTAGGCAAAATCATTTTGTCAATTGTCCAGGCAATATTTCAAGTCATCAAAGCCTGTGTTGTCACAATTTGGGCGATGCTATTAACTGGTGTTGGTGCTACTGTTGGCACGATCGCTGGATTTATTTTGGCATATCGCACAAGTTTAGGCGATCGCTTGAGTGAATTTATCTCGACTCAGTTAGCGGAATTAGTTCCTAATACTCCCTCTGGATTTGGGGCAGAAATTTTAGTATTTGCTTTTGCCGGTTTAGGTACAGCTTGGGGACTCACCATGTCTGGGTCTTTTGCTCAACGACGGCGATTTTTGGTAGCCTCATTCATGGGTATGATTAGCTACGTCTTTGGTTGGTTATTTTTGCAAGTCATGACAACAGCTATAGCCCCTGATGAAGCTTTAGTGGGAGCAACAGCGATCGCTGTTTTCTTATTATCCCTGAGTATGGGTTTCCGTAGCCATCACATAGTTTATGCCATTATGGGTGGCTTTGGGAGTGCGATCGCTCTTGCCGTCCTCTTAATCTTAGGATTTCCCCCCACCATCATCCCATCTTCTAGCCCCCATCCCTGGTCAGAATTATCTCTCCCCATTGTTTTTTTCGCTTCTACAGGCATTCTCATGAGTTTTTGGTTAGCCGTTACCTACTACCTAATTGTCCCCACATTGCGTTTTTTAGGCTGGCGCTGA